A window of the Polaribacter sp. HaHaR_3_91 genome harbors these coding sequences:
- a CDS encoding ACP phosphodiesterase — MIGNFIADHIRGNNYLSFSKEIQQGIFLHREIDTFTDAHEVVRKSKRRLHERYRHYDGVIIDIFYDYFLAKNWADYSDVPLETYTKDVYDLFSSISSDLPVKSQNFIKYMIEYNILFNYQYKDGIAKVLNGMNTRTKGKSQMNLAIEDLRLLEDELQEDFTLFFKDLIAHTNQKFKELTSASNTNEIQE; from the coding sequence ATGATTGGTAATTTTATTGCCGACCATATTAGAGGTAATAATTATTTGAGCTTTTCTAAAGAAATTCAGCAAGGAATTTTCTTACACAGAGAAATTGACACGTTTACAGATGCTCACGAAGTTGTACGAAAAAGTAAAAGACGTTTGCACGAACGTTACAGACATTACGATGGCGTAATTATTGATATTTTTTATGATTATTTCTTAGCTAAGAATTGGGCAGATTATTCAGACGTTCCGCTAGAAACCTATACCAAAGATGTTTATGATTTATTTAGTAGCATATCTTCCGATTTACCTGTAAAATCTCAAAACTTCATTAAATATATGATTGAATATAATATTTTGTTCAATTATCAATATAAAGACGGAATTGCAAAGGTTTTAAACGGAATGAATACTAGAACAAAAGGAAAATCTCAAATGAATTTAGCTATTGAGGATTTACGTCTTTTAGAAGATGAGCTTCAAGAAGATTTTACCTTATTTTTTAAAGATTTAATAGCACATACAAATCAAAAGTTTAAAGAACTAACTAGCGCTTCTAACACAAATGAAATTCAAGAGTAA
- the dnaN gene encoding DNA polymerase III subunit beta has protein sequence MKFIVSSSQLLKQLQVLGGVINSNNTLPILDNFLFELSENQLKVSASDLETTMSSVIDVESDSSGSIAVSARLLLDTLKTFPDQPLTFKTEGDNAIEISSDQGKYDMAYFGGDEFPKAVSLPSPSKTVVPASILGTAISKTIFAAGNDDLRPVMSGVFFQFSSQSLTFVATDAHKLVKYTRTDVTADQTAEFIMPKKPLNLLKGILGGSDSDVTIEYNDANAKFTFDNVVLVCRLIDGKYPNYEAVIPKENPNKLTVDRASFLNSVRRVSIFSSKTTHQIRLKMAGTELNISAEDLDFSNKADERLSCDYQGDDMQIGFNSRFLSEMLNNLSSNDVLIEMSLPNRAGILTPIDGTDEGEQVTMLVMPVMLNS, from the coding sequence ATGAAATTTATTGTATCGAGTTCGCAATTATTAAAACAATTACAAGTTTTAGGCGGCGTTATAAATAGCAACAATACCTTACCAATTTTAGATAACTTTTTGTTTGAATTATCTGAAAACCAATTAAAAGTTTCTGCATCAGATTTAGAAACAACAATGAGTTCTGTAATAGATGTAGAAAGTGATAGTTCTGGTTCTATAGCTGTTTCTGCACGTTTATTATTAGATACCTTAAAGACGTTTCCGGACCAACCTTTAACGTTTAAAACGGAAGGTGACAATGCAATTGAAATTAGTTCTGATCAAGGTAAATATGACATGGCTTATTTTGGTGGAGATGAATTCCCTAAAGCGGTTTCTTTACCATCACCAAGTAAAACAGTAGTACCTGCAAGTATTTTGGGAACTGCAATTTCTAAAACAATATTTGCTGCAGGAAATGATGATTTACGCCCAGTAATGAGTGGTGTATTTTTTCAGTTTAGCTCGCAAAGTTTGACTTTTGTTGCAACAGATGCTCACAAATTAGTGAAATATACAAGAACGGATGTTACTGCAGATCAAACTGCAGAATTTATTATGCCAAAAAAACCTTTAAACTTATTAAAAGGTATTTTAGGTGGTTCTGATAGTGATGTTACTATTGAATATAACGATGCAAATGCAAAATTTACGTTTGATAACGTAGTTTTAGTATGTCGTTTAATTGATGGTAAATATCCAAATTACGAAGCAGTAATTCCAAAAGAGAATCCAAATAAATTAACGGTAGACAGAGCTTCTTTCTTAAACTCTGTAAGACGTGTTTCTATTTTCTCTAGTAAAACAACACACCAAATCCGTTTAAAAATGGCGGGGACGGAATTAAATATTTCTGCCGAAGATTTAGATTTCTCAAACAAAGCAGACGAACGTTTAAGTTGTGATTACCAAGGTGATGATATGCAAATTGGATTTAACTCTCGTTTTTTAAGCGAAATGTTAAACAATTTAAGCTCTAACGATGTTTTAATTGAAATGTCTTTACCAAACAGAGCAGGAATTTTAACTCCTATTGATGGTACTGACGAAGGTGAACAAGTTACCATGTTAGTAATGCCAGTAATGTTAAATAGCTAA